The genome window AGGTTTTATTCCATGTTTTATAAGTGCTCAAACTACTACTGTTACTACTACAAACTACTACTTACAAGTACTCAGtgtggcaaaataaatgaagatattactaccaaagcatttgtaattgcaatcattttgtgggagaaatcgagcattatcttttatagacaatattttactggaaaactcttaattttaaaatcatacataGGAAAGCCAATAATACTTttagccccccccccaatcCCCAGACCCCCATTAAACTCAGCGTATGTCTTTATTAGCTCAGTTTgcagttaaaacaaaaataaataaaataaaaaatatctttTAAAAAGTGGACGTCTGTACCTGGGtgatgttataaatttgcagtgtgaaagttagtataaatcaatacagatttattttgcaatgatcattcatcatatcaattaattacattcatattcgtgagaaatgtagccttgaCCCCGTTCAGCCAAACTGTTTGGtcctattaatgtcccatccccagcaaaaagtgtacatgcaaatTATCCTGTtaaatcgtccctaccaatattgagaccaaaccgacGCCCTTgcggttggaagtggaatgttttgatcacCGATCAGCTacaaagcgccagtgtggatgtaatccgccatacgccttaaatcgaaacaAGCAGAAGACAATAAGTTaatttatgtgtttgttttgttaagaaaaaaaaaaacgtttcatactttttatttttttagtggcGGAAATGGCCTTCCATAGTAATCAGTAGCaaagtgaaaaatatttatttgctgACAGCCTGACTAGCAAGACATTTCACTGTGCCACTAGATGGTGTTATGATTACGTTACAAAAACAGTCTGATAAGAGTTTAAGATTTAAGATGTGCTAATTAACTAGAGGacattttaaggggaaaaaaatcatcccAACAAGACACCTTGTTGCTTATGGTCAGAATGATAAGTGTAAACGGACAACTATTCTGTTGTCTAACTAACTAAAGTTTttttcagattcagaatatttatatGTAAGAGGGCATAAGAGGGAATTTATATATTATAActccactgttttctgagtgaatctcggatccatgcgggctccagtaggtctcctgcaatatttgaggCGACTGTGgtataattcaatggaagattcatctggaaaaagccaccttttgccacaaaacagtgaaatttggtggtggcaaaatcatggtctaggGTTACattcagtatgggggtgtgcaagaggtctgcagggtggaagggaacataaatagtctgagacatcaacaaatcttagctgcctcttacatcccTAACCATAAaatgggacaaattctgcagcgggATGGTGCTCTatcacatacttcaatctctacctcaaagttcctcaaggcatagAATATcacgatcctccaggactggccagcccagtcaccagacatgaacaggatgaaagaagaAGCATGGAggatgaaacccaagaatgttgatgaactctgggaggcatgcaagactgctttctttgatgttcctgatgacttcatcaataaattgtatgaatccttgccgaaccgcatggatgcagtccttcaagcccatggatgtcatacaaaatattaaatttggatctcacagcactattacttaattcgcttatattatgtaacatatttttgtatttgaagtacattttttgttcaattttcacaccatTTTCTGTAGGCGACCCTAACCctttctgaaaccaactgaattaaaagtcaggtattAGTAATTGTTTCTGCAAAATGGATAtgggacaagacttttgtcagggactgtatataaaATAACAATGAATAACATTACACTACAGAGTGtatttaatttcatatttcTATCTTGCTACAAAAACAACACCTAAGGAGTTGTGCCTTTTCCTATCCTGTTGTTGGATGCCATTTGCAGAGGCGGTCTCGACTTTATTTCAGTCTCAAACACAactcagaaggggaaaaaaacgcagtttccccccccaaaaaaacaaaaaaaccccaaaatttGACCAGGACAACAGTTGGAATAACTGAGAAAACAAGTACATGGAAAAGCGTGGTCTTCTCAGGAACGAGGCTACGAACAATGTTGGTGCTGGAATCGTCTGCAACTCATGCATGTTCATCCTGGGTTTAAAAAGGCTATTAATAAGCCACAGGTGTTGGTGGTTAGCCTCACTCCTGAGCAGACCAGTCCCTCACGTACCCGTGCAGCCTGCAGACAGGGAATACAGCGTCAATGCTGAACTTAAGGAAGGTACACAACAACGTggttaaaacagaaaaaaaagaacatataaATATGAAAATATAGAATAAGAATCCAGGAGAATTCAACTGCTACTCAAGAAAAAAGAATAGtggaaaatgaaaaattaatacAGACACTTCATTATAATGTATTAAAATAGCTTTAttgattatatttttcattaaaaaaatacactaattttcggactgtaggctgctacttttccccctcattttgaacccTGCGGCTAATAGCCCAGTgccgcttatttgttgatttatttaggttaataggtaacactttatttgacagcagcgtcataagactgccatgagaccgtcataattgtgacatgaggtcacagatgtcattaagtatcatccggcaaattatgtccctaactccatttactgtatgttaggggtgtgacaaaatatccaaatggtgatatatcgtgatactttgtatcccaaaaggttatcgatatgctcctgacaagaatcgagatatcattttgaaaaggtgtcgtcttaaaaaaaaattaaaaaatgaaccaacaagttgctaccaaaatcttccaccataatattgtctcagttaactctaaggctgcattgacggtgctcgacgcccaatccatttagactgggaacgttcgttcatttgaaaccagagcattcacagtcattctgtccaatttccagggcatttaaaggtcacttgccgttcattttagggcatttacaggtcattttctgtggagtttgagtcactgcctattcatttgggtgatacctgggtcatttcctgttctgtaactcgaaaataaacaggaagagacccataaaatgcccccaaatcaacaggaagtaactgaaaatgaacaggtaaatgaccttaaatggcccaaaatgacctcattgtctggcattggctgacactaccggccatagacgttcaatccatttgaagtgggagggatggcagcggattaacaaacgttcattcgctaccatcctcccagttcaaatggattggacgtctactaatgataatctcattccaattcacagcagaagcttgtttttctgtttattagttgtttgtagaatatcctagaatgaattcttgaccaatgtatcgataatcgttgtatcgtcatcagtggcggacttggcaattttggggcctaaggcaaacatatccaggggccccccttcatgggtcaggggttaaaaaggtgagaagtgtgtggaggaaatatgttctggtacactagggctgtcctacatgacaaattttctcctgactggtcagccgactagttttacaattaatcgactaatctaataattttcttttttttttttactaatttagcaatgacatttttgttgacgcttattaattcacaaaactattttggaacacttaaattctttattaaagtacaaataatcatgtaaataacaataattaatcacacataaacaatgaggttaaatgctgatagcatttactagtacaaaagaatggaaagtaaacagattcagaacactgactttgcttttcaacattattcaaaacaattctttaaaaaaaattctagcaatattattatagtatactactatatattagtagtataataattataataattattcattgccaatcatatttgtcatgtagaatctgtattatgtagtatttactcaacatattataatattaattctgaagtatgtgggattaactccagaaatcagtatttatatgacgaacatgacatgcttttgctgttaaccagctgttgagtgttattgtatgactgattggaactgtactacattgtttcgccacacggtgggctgtcgtgtattttatgttcggtgtgaagaagaagaagaagaaagttaaaagaggcattcgaggcctgttctcaactcctCCCTCACTGAACTTTGGCTctaatggagagcacgttcgctcatgtgttcgaattaAGCGACAGCCGAcgcgcaaagtagcaagtgagctgtaaagatagcgagcttagtggcgtgaaaacagcgggagagctaagtgaagctaacaaacaactaagcggagctaagcgatgctaaacggcgccaaatgaagctaagcgactgatactctgtccgtcgtcgtggaacagtccattgtagtgcgtgtgtgtggggggggaatgtaaatgcagcattcaaatggctttctttttgttttgttacttgtttgtttggtatgctgacataattatccatgacgaatagttgtgggtgctgctggctccggtggcccaagccgttgcttgttggggcaagggcagctggttgggggccccctactggttgggcgcctaaggcgatcgtctacttcgcctgaatagtcgaTCCGCCTATGATCGCCATATcggcagatcatcgttatcgtgggcTATATATCgcatatcgtatcgtatcgtgaggtaccaagaggttcccactcctactgtaTGTCAAACTCAGATCTTTTATATCTATTCaatagtgagataatttgccagatgacacaaaatgacatctgtcataagcattcatgaatgctcatggcagtgtcatgtcataaatatgatggtcttatgtttTATggtaccactgtcaaataaagtgttaccaaataccagagcTAGAAATTAATGAGACAACtgaaagagtaactgaagaaataattagcacagaagatgaattttgattgttatttacatctgtaacgctgcaacgcatgctaggagacatgttggacgacaacagtgttgacagcaggtggaagcagaggatgactgtctcccctaagggagcagtgatggccaaataaagcttcttgaagcaatgaagctttgcagccaattggttcaaaggttcaaggtggttcatttggtcttatgacagtcttatgatgccactgtcaaataaagtgttcctggttaatatcttttggtgtaaatatccgatAATACAATGATGaaagctgcggcttatctatgaaaaaaatgctgtttttgtgacaaatgtGGTGGGtgacagcttatagtcaggtgcgccttatagtccgaaaactacggtatgtaatttttttaattttcatttttcaaatttgaggtgtttttttgtttcactcCACTCTGGGAAGttctgtgtgtgtgcatgtgtgatttGTGGATAACTTCCATACTTGTCAGAATTACTAAATGTAGGATACCCTAGCTGTTCTTCATATGGTGGAGGGAGACCAAAAGGTTGGGGTGTTTGGCTCCACGTCTGTTGGGATGAATTCCCAAATTCCTGAAATCCATAAGCAGCAGGAGCCAGAGGTTCTTTTCCTCGAGGAATCTCAAAAGCAGGTAGGACAACTATTGGAAGTTTGACAACTGGGTCTATTGCATATTTCACATCCAGAACAACCTGTGAAAAGGGGTACTTTATTGGTTTCCAACGTAAACATTAAGTTTTATTCTCTTTTTGTGGTTTGTGCCACTATCTTTACGTCTACTCCTTTGAAAAATGGAGTAACCTTGTGTAAGGTGCAAAAGAATCATCAGCGTACCTTCAGCCTGTATTCCAGCTTGATGATGGTGGAGTTCAGAATGGAGGGAGGCAGATTCCTGGGGATTGTGATCACCTTCTCCACTGTTATCCCTTTGTCATTGGCATCAACGGATTCAACTTTCTCCTTGAGAATATCATATGTGCTAAGTCTCCTGCGACCTTGAGCAAAAAAACTCTGCTTTTCGTACAATTCAAATTTGGGCTTCACTTCACGGGACGATTGGTTATGAATTTCGACTTTGACATGGACAGCTTCACCTGCAAAGGATTATAAAATCATGTGTGTAGTTAGTTTCACTAATAGGGGAAAAACAGGAATTACAACAATAAAATTGCtaattgaaagcaaaaaaacaaacaaacataactTGTATTAAATGTAagtatcaggcatgaaaatgggtcaggggttaaaaaggtgagaagggtgtggaggaaatatattccagtacactgtattgtacaccccaacaaaatattgagctctgtcgacccacactgtgtttcagcagggccatgcagagaccggtggaggggtgggtgctcgtagatcaaaaggggcacatgaacaagtatttaatacaccttaaaacaacataacttcaattttaaccagctttagataataattggctgcgactgtgacatactttaattgggagggggcaacagtgaatagaaatcaaaactgtcatcaacactttctggctgtgactcagtcagtctgcctcttttcttccttcaacctctgcatcaaaacttccttcctcaacttgttcatctgagaacaaaccacatcagatggtcactgagccaccaacagcacacttttcttaaaactattatttcattattatccatacttaacaactctagcacctaatgattaataaagcaatgacataaaaatcttatagaaaaataacattgtaattgtgtttataatttgatttaatacccgactatccttgcaaacttgttcttaccaggtctgctattcacccagctgatgaggtatccactgcctttagcagcctcatctaactcctttttttaaatccctcaatctcccttccctacgacgcatgtctatgtaatgaaatataaatatttaaaaaaacaaacagactccccggtggcttttagttttaaagctttcttaatttctttctcactcaataacgatggagttagatttgtgtttttattattcaatcaaaaaacaaagttacttctatcaaaaactaagttgcttcagtcaaaatacagtatatacttttaatcccaaaaagtagcttcaataaaaaaaaatgtttttgattgcaataataaatttgagacaaaaaaagcatttgaaaactatttttcttgattgaaacaaatttttccatttaagtaatgttttgcgtttgggccacattttggctaggacatttgtgtctttattattcaatcaaataagttgcttcaaacaaaaaatatatataaaaagaaaaagtttgcacatgtgccaatcaccgtttaccaaagcctgagagggtttgagtagactcactatgaagcttttaataaagccaagcattttctaactactttattcttgtttaaaaataattcggtggggcagtaacatgtttaaaacttatcataattcttacattttgaagtgctcgaaaaccatttataaatgatactttggtgaaaaaagtgaaaaaacatgtcttatatatatgaatcttttttccaatgtaaaatctgaataaatgcattgaacacgcacaaaaaaatggggggggggttggggcgctacttcgcggttttcacttattgcggcgggttctggtccccattaaccgcgaaaaacgagggatccctgtatttctgaaaagctttaagaagcaggactcattcccaccactcgtcgggccgctgttgtgccgacaccggccgtcagctcaaatccaagccgaaaataacgcgtctccggcggacgacgggagcgatgtgaggcgccccctccatccgagagaatgccgcttaatttgactcaacagtgtgtttcttcgtttatattaccgctaaatacacaagcttgacgccaatttaacgggagctattttttttcatgggagatttggctagctctggcagtgttcaacgcaagctgcaacgaatggcagtaacttttttatatcgcaaaacgtgaaaacgcttgaaaccattactcaccaaattcaatctgctggcaaatacaggcaagtgtgtatgctgcgctctggtctgccccgatgtggataaggcctgctttttgttttcgcagctttgcaatgcaaccgaaggctctccgagcactccatgtacatgcgtaaggagtgcgcgcgtttggaataatggaacgcagcttgggccgatcattggttctcgtcagcgaggcatctagaaggatttgctgactgtgttcttaagtgctcagtttacatactaagttaatcacatgatgataataataataattaaataaaacctcccgacccccccccccttcctcccaaaaagaatttctcctcggatctacgcaattcacgtaggtcgccctttttgacttcaaaacggcgaatttcgccgaaaggtgagagattttcatgcctgaagtaTTGCAACTTCCAATCCCATGTGAATGTATGTCATGTTTGCATGTCAAGGAGAAATGCTGCTTGTAGCCAGacagtttatttattatttatttatttaataataataataataataataattcatttaatttcagGCGCCTTTCAAAGCAGTCAAGGACACTGTACaagagatacagtggtatgaaaaagtatctgaaccttttggaatttctcacgtttCCGCATAAAATCACAGTCAAAtaagatctgatctttgttaaaaccacacagatgtaaaacagtgtctgctataactaaaaccacccaaatatttattggttttcatattttaatgatgatagcatgcaaacaatgacagaagggggaaaataagtaagtgaaccatctgccTAATGTCACGCCTGGGTGTCGGTTGTCATGTCTTGGTATATTGtctcttcctgctttattttgaaggctcaacctcctgtttccaccactcacccttcctgctgtctcacctgtctctgattatgattagctattgttcccacctgtgccccattcctcatgtgcttaaattgtttgtcactccctagtcttgtgccaaagtgtcttcgcCGTTCGTTGCCACCAAGGCCAGTCCATAGCCAAAGATATTCTAAGTTGTAAGTTGTTCATAGTATTCTGCCATA of Corythoichthys intestinalis isolate RoL2023-P3 chromosome 3, ASM3026506v1, whole genome shotgun sequence contains these proteins:
- the LOC130913559 gene encoding arrestin domain-containing protein 3-like isoform X2 — translated: MTINFFTLEYDPINSQNIFTNGDIINGRIIVEVSKETQIQSLIFIGKGSARVRWHERHGKRSRYYWSDEKYYEIKQNALKPGIDCISKGRHVFPFSFKVPNSKMPSTFKSSIGRIVHKLTAELKQSMKLTKTAKAHFTFVSKADMDIYGLMDPQHDSTDKTLKVFGSGTIAMDVYANKMGYQPGEAVHVKVEIHNQSSREVKPKFELYEKQSFFAQGRRRLSTYDILKEKVESVDANDKGITVEKVITIPRNLPPSILNSTIIKLEYRLKVVLDVKYAIDPVVKLPIVVLPAFEIPRGKEPLAPAAYGFQEFGNSSQQTWSQTPQPFGLPPPYEEQLGYPTFSNSDKYGSYPQITHAHTQNFPEWSETKKHLKFEK
- the LOC130913559 gene encoding arrestin domain-containing protein 3-like isoform X1 produces the protein MSIHHLKHSLDILMFSNSDNQNIFTNGDIINGRIIVEVSKETQIQSLIFIGKGSARVRWHERHGKRSRYYWSDEKYYEIKQNALKPGIDCISKGRHVFPFSFKVPNSKMPSTFKSSIGRIVHKLTAELKQSMKLTKTAKAHFTFVSKADMDIYGLMDPQHDSTDKTLKVFGSGTIAMDVYANKMGYQPGEAVHVKVEIHNQSSREVKPKFELYEKQSFFAQGRRRLSTYDILKEKVESVDANDKGITVEKVITIPRNLPPSILNSTIIKLEYRLKVVLDVKYAIDPVVKLPIVVLPAFEIPRGKEPLAPAAYGFQEFGNSSQQTWSQTPQPFGLPPPYEEQLGYPTFSNSDKYGSYPQITHAHTQNFPEWSETKKHLKFEK